The following proteins are co-located in the Camelina sativa cultivar DH55 chromosome 12, Cs, whole genome shotgun sequence genome:
- the LOC104729270 gene encoding F-box/kelch-repeat protein At4g39560-like, translating into MSLSTRSSVAMNDEEPPIEKEKLTAQAYPISSLPDDLLLSIFARVSRVYYPILSLVSKSFRSLIASPELYETRSLLGRTESCLYVCLKLPPDFNTTWFTLCRRPDQTHKKQKKSMGRNLLVPIPSLESPPVHSSNLVAVGSKIYNIGGDAKSSSTVSILDCKSHTWCEAPSMLVERSYPVSNVIDGKIYVAGGCEEECKSSNWIEVFDSKKQTWELVSCPLVDGWVTHTRKSAVIDGNIFMFARLCAGLAYMPKEDRWEALSVLTSFELEWESLCYCVVDNVLYCYDKGIIWYNPKVGSWFKLKSLIGLPKFDDHVGVKVKMAEYGGKMVIFWDKYLPSWGYKKNKVIWCAVKRFVGVERFWGRLSGLMLCLQSPRNINSCLLFLLLFD; encoded by the coding sequence ATGTCGTTGTCAACTAGATCTTCCGTGGCCATGAACGACGAAGAGCCACCGATTGAGAAGGAGAAGTTGACCGCTCAGGCGTACCCGATTTCGTCACTTCCTGACGATTTGCTATTGAGTATCTTCGCACGCGTCTCGAGAGTGTATTACCCGATTCTCTCTCTCGTCTCCAAGAGCTTTAGATCTCTCATTGCTTCACCTGAGCTTTACGAGACTCGGTCACTCTTAGGCCGCACCGAGAGTTGTCTCTATGTGTGCTTAAAGCTCCCTCCTGACTTTAACACAACTTGGTTCACCCTCTGCCGGAGACCGGATCAGACCCataagaagcagaagaagtCAATGGGAAGAAATCTTTTGGTTCCAATCCCATCTCTAGAATCTCCTCCTGTGCACTCGTCCAATCTCGTGGCGGTTGGCTCCAAAATCTACAACATTGGCGGGGATGCAAAATCTTCGTCTACCGTCTCGATCCTGGACTGCAAGTCTCATACTTGGTGTGAGGCTCCAAGCATGCTGGTGGAGCGGTCTTATCCAGTTTCCAATGTTATTGATGGAAAGATATACGTAGCAGGAGGATGTGAAGAAGAGTGCAAGTCCTCCAACTGGATCGAGGTTTTTGACTCAAAAAAGCAAACTTGGGAGCTTGTGTCGTGCCCTCTTGTAGATGGATGGGTAACTCATACACGCAAGAGCGCAGTAATTGATggaaatatatttatgtttgcgCGTTTATGTGCGGGTCTCGCTTACATGCCAAAAGAAGATAGATGGGAAGCCTTAAGTGTGCTTACTTCTTTTGAGTTAGAATGGGAATCACTTTGTTATTGCGTTGTAGATAACGTTCTTTATTGTTACGATAAAGGAATCATATGGTACAACCCTAAGGTAGGAAGCTGGTTTAAATTGAAGAGTTTGATAGGACTACCCAAATTTGATGATCATGTTGGTGTCAAAGTCAAAATGGCTGAATATGGTGGAAAGATGGTGATCTTTTGGGACAAGTATCTTCCTTCTTGGGGCTATAAGAAGAATAAGGTGATTTGGTGTGCAGTCAAGAGATTCGTGGGAGTCGAGAGATTTTGGGGAAGGTTGAGTGGCTTGATGCTGTGCTTACAGTCCCCGAGAAATATAAATTCGTGTCTGCTCTTTCTGCTACTGTTTGATTAA
- the LOC104733085 gene encoding F-box/kelch-repeat protein At4g39560-like produces the protein MAMNGEEPPIEKKNKKRKTSEAYPILPLPDDLVLNCLARISRLHYPTLSLVSKSFRSLLSSPELYETRSLLGRTESFLYVCLRLPPEFNTTWFILCQSSGNHLLIPIPSLQSRPVHSSNLLAVGSNIYNIGGYVDDAPSSTVSILDCKSHTWCEAPSMLVERSYPLSSVVDGKIYVAGGCEEDYNSSMWMEVFDLKKQTWELVSCPLVERCGSGMNRSAVIDGEIFMFGSKGLGVAYKPKEDKWQRLGAMTNFDVGWQWFYYCVVGNVLYCYSNQDGIKWYNPKIGDWLNLKGWISETVSAADYSRIKLADYGGKMVVLWDRYVPSRGYKNSGYKNKVIWCAVIALERPNNQEIWGKVEWLNPVLKVPKSYQFVCALSATL, from the coding sequence ATGGCCATGAACGGCGAAGAGCCACcgattgagaagaagaataagaagaggaagaccTCCGAGGCGTACCCGATTCTGCCACTTCCcgatgatttggttttgaattgttTGGCACGCATCTCCAGACTGCATTACCCGACTCTCTCCCTCGTATCCAAGAGTTTCCGCTCACTCCTTTCTTCACCGGAGCTTTACGAGACTAGATCACTCTTAGGTCGTACCGAGAGTTTTCTCTACGTGTGCTTAAGGCTCCCTCCTGAGTTTAACACAACTTGGTTCATTCTCTGCCAGTCAAGTGGAAATCATCTTTTGATCCCAATCCCATCTTTGCAATCTCGTCCTGTGCACTCGTCTAATCTCTTGGCGGTTGGTTCTAATATCTACAACATTGGCGGATATGTCGACGATGCGCCTTCGTCTACCGTCTCGATTCTCGACTGCAAGTCTCATACTTGGTGTGAGGCTCCAAGCATGCTGGTGGAGCGGTCTTATCCACTTTCCAGTGTTGTTGATGGAAAGATATATGTAGCAGGAGGATGTGAAGAAGATTACAATTCGTCCATGTGGATGGAGGTTTTCGATTTGAAAAAGCAAACTTGGGAACTTGTGTCGTGCCCTCTTGTAGAGAGATGCGGTAGTGGTATGAACAGGAGCGCAgtaattgatggagaaataTTTATGTTTGGGAGTAAGGGTTTGGGTGTGGCTTACAagccaaaagaagataaatggCAACGCTTAGGTGCCATGACTAATTTTGATGTAGGATGGCAATGGTTTTATTATTGCGTGGTAGGTAACGTTCTATATTGTTATAGTAATCAAGATGGGATCAAATGGTACAACCCTAAGATAGGTGACTGGTTAAATTTGAAGGGTTGGATATCTGAAACTGTGTCTGCTGCTGATTATAGTCGTATTAAATTGGCGGACTATGGTGGGAAAATGGTGGTTTTGTGGGACCGGTATGTTCCTTCTAGGGGCTATAAGAACAGTGGCTATAAGAACAAGGTGATTTGGTGTGCTGTAATTGCGCTTGAAAGACCAAACAATCAAGAGATTTGGGGGAAGGTCGAGTGGCTTAATCCTGTGCTTAAAGTCCCCAAGTCTTATCAATTCGTATGTGCTCTTTCTGCTACTCTGTGA